Proteins encoded in a region of the Phoenix dactylifera cultivar Barhee BC4 chromosome 3, palm_55x_up_171113_PBpolish2nd_filt_p, whole genome shotgun sequence genome:
- the LOC103723884 gene encoding uncharacterized protein LOC103723884 isoform X1, translating to MACGICNPSLRPSILPHRPTALKENCHVMFFYVHSYCSDQLVSNVHLESHATSMHRIPKSADEGARVQASLVSRISGQAAPRPAMKLSRPNNIISFDITMGCCQNLLMPVRYLCVSVASCKTEDSNVIITGYWMGPDIEDGWGFVEAAVDRNI from the exons atggCTTGTGGAATCTGCAACCCCTCCTTGAGGCCTTCCATCCTTCCCCATCGCCCGACAGCGCTGAAAGAG AACTGCCACGTGATGTTCTTCTATGTTCATAGTTACTGCAGTGATCAGCTGGTGTCGAATGTACAC CTGGAGTCTCATGCAACTTCTATGCATAGGATACCAAAATCTGCTGATGAG GGGGCGCGAGTACAAGCTTCACTTGTAAGTAGAATATCGGGTCAAGCAGCACCCAGGCCAG CCATGAAACTATCCAGACCTAACAACATCATCAGTTTTGACATCACTATGGGATGCTGTCAGAATCTATTGATGCCTGTCAGATATTTGTGTGTTTCGGTTGCTAGCTGCAAGACTGAAGATTCCAATGTGATAATAACTGGTTATTGGATGGGGCCTGATATTGAAGATGGTTGGGGATTTGTTGAGGCTGCTGTCGatcgaaatatttga
- the LOC103723884 gene encoding uncharacterized protein LOC103723884 isoform X2: MACGICNPSLRPSILPHRPTALKENCHVMFFYVHSYCSDQLVSNVHGARVQASLVSRISGQAAPRPAMKLSRPNNIISFDITMGCCQNLLMPVRYLCVSVASCKTEDSNVIITGYWMGPDIEDGWGFVEAAVDRNI, translated from the exons atggCTTGTGGAATCTGCAACCCCTCCTTGAGGCCTTCCATCCTTCCCCATCGCCCGACAGCGCTGAAAGAG AACTGCCACGTGATGTTCTTCTATGTTCATAGTTACTGCAGTGATCAGCTGGTGTCGAATGTACAC GGGGCGCGAGTACAAGCTTCACTTGTAAGTAGAATATCGGGTCAAGCAGCACCCAGGCCAG CCATGAAACTATCCAGACCTAACAACATCATCAGTTTTGACATCACTATGGGATGCTGTCAGAATCTATTGATGCCTGTCAGATATTTGTGTGTTTCGGTTGCTAGCTGCAAGACTGAAGATTCCAATGTGATAATAACTGGTTATTGGATGGGGCCTGATATTGAAGATGGTTGGGGATTTGTTGAGGCTGCTGTCGatcgaaatatttga